One Saccharomyces kudriavzevii IFO 1802 strain IFO1802 genome assembly, chromosome: 4 genomic region harbors:
- the RPS16B gene encoding 40S ribosomal protein uS9 (similar to Saccharomyces cerevisiae RPS16B (YDL083C) and RPS16A (YMR143W); ancestral locus Anc_2.386), whose translation MSAVPSVQTFGKKKSATAVAHVKAGKGLIKVNGSPITLVEPEILRFKVYEPLLLVGLDKFSNIDIRVRVTGGGHVSQVYAIRQAIAKGLVAYHQKFVDEQSKNELKKAFTSYDRTLLIADSRRPEPKKFGGKGARSRFQKSYR comes from the coding sequence ACTTTTGGTAAGAAGAAATCAGCTACCGCTGTTGCCCACGTCAAGGCCGGTAAGGGTTTGATTAAGGTCAACGGTTCTCCAATCACTTTGGTCGAACCAGAAATTTTAAGATTCAAGGTTTACGAACCTTTGTTATTGGTTGGTTTGGACAAATTCTCCAACATCGATATCAGAGTTAGAGTTACCGGTGGTGGTCACGTTTCTCAAGTTTATGCCATCAGACAAGCTATTGCTAAGGGTTTAGTCGCTTACCACCAAAAGTTCGTTGACGAACAATCCAAGaacgaattgaaaaaggctTTCACTTCTTACGACAGAACTTTGTTGATTGCTGATTCCAGAAGACCAGAACCAAAGAAATTCGGTGGTAAGGGTGCTCGTTCTAGATTCCAAAAATCTTACCGTTAA